One part of the Lotus japonicus ecotype B-129 chromosome 2, LjGifu_v1.2 genome encodes these proteins:
- the LOC130738542 gene encoding protein FAR1-RELATED SEQUENCE 5-like yields the protein MEDLEIPNCCSDEGSSSNGEGKNVAGDLSSTTPTLSESIGEEEAGYAFNSMDDAANIVWDSINETNFKKYHFLNRQVVFEFYNLYARIKGFSIRKSKVVRNKHGEIVRQDLVCHKEGFREEKNRMRANRKRETKVETRCGCCAKLRVRLDVESGRWHVVLFGDDHNHAMLEGKQSSMLPAHRQMKDGDIVGMNSMRKAGISTTEIYNLFADQSGGFDKNNFQKVDMLNQMTKQKQKKQCDAKAVLVYLKGLASGDPGMYWSHLVDEQGNLKQLFWADGISRMDFQVFGEVLAFDATYRKNKYGCPIVVLVGVNHHCQTIVFGTAVLTNEKEESYVWLLEQFLAAMKGKVPSAVITDGDPAMRNAISRILPKAHHRLCAWHLLQNAQRNIGDPNFVKGFKRCMLGNYTVAHFNKKWLELVTEHNLEDNAWVQSMYEKRHMWATGMMRGKFFAGFRTTSRCEGMHSQIGRIVRSGSSLLEFVQYFERFVDYMRWREVDADYKSVVGDAVPQTNVRALEICAANVYTRSVFLKFRPWLSRGSVMKVASIKETSSCIIYSCTSIVSQQSCGMWRMMTICPPLDVLVREWRPLGYLVIIS from the exons ATGGAAGACTTAGAAATTCCAAATTGCTGTTCAGATGAAG GTTCTTCATCAAATGGGGAAGGAAAAAATGTTGCCGGAGATCTATCATCTACCACACCTACCTTGTCTGAATCAATTGGTGAGGAAGAAGCGGGTTATGCTTTCAATAGTATGGATGATGCTGCAAACATTGTGTGGGATAGTATTAATGAGACTAACTTCAAGAAGTACCATTTTTTGAATCGGCAAGTTGTATTTGAGTTCTACAACTTGTATGCTAGGATAAAGGGATTCTCAATACGGAAGAGCAAGGTGGTGAGAAACAAGCATGGGGAAATTGTGAGGCAAGACTTAGTGTGTCACAAGGAAGGCTTTCGTGAAGAGAAAAATCGAATGAGGGCCAATCGGAAGCGGGAAACAAAGGTAGAGACAAGGTGCGGGTGCTGTGCAAAATTGAGGGTTCGTTTGGATGTGGAAAGTGGTAGGTGGCATGTGGTATTATTTGGAGATGATCACAACCATGCAATGTTAGAGGGGAAGCAATCATCAATGTTACCAGCTCATCGGCAGATGAAAGATGGTGATATAGTGGGAATGAACAGCATGCGAAAAGCTGGTATTAGCACAACTGAGATATACAATTTATTTGCTGATCAATCCGGGGGTTTTgataaaaacaattttcaaaaggTAGATATGCTTAATCAAATGACGAAGCAGAAACAGAAGAAGCAGTGTGATGCCAAAGCTGTTCTAGTGTACCTTAAGGGTCTTGCTTCTGGTGATCCGGGGATGTATTGGTCACACCTTGTTGATGAACAAGGCAATTTAAAACAATTGTTTTGGGCTGATGGGATTAGCAGAATGGATTTTCAGGTTTTTGGTGAAGTTTTGGCATTTGATGCAACGTACCGGAAGAATAAGTACGGGTGTCCCATTGTTGTGCTAGTTGGAGTTAACCATCATTGTCAGACTATTGTATTTGGCACGGCAGTTTTAACTAATGAGAAGGAGGAAAGCTATGTGTGGTTACTAGAACAATTTTTGGCAGCAATGAAAGGTAAAGTACCAAGTGCGGTAATCACCGATGGAGATCCTGCGATGCGGAATGCTATTAGTCGAATACTACCCAAAGCTCATCACCGTTTATGTGCTTGGCACCTTTTACAAAATGCGCAAAGAAATATTGGGGACCCAAATTTTGTGAAAGGTTTTAAAAGGTGTATGTTGGGAAACTATACAGTTGCGCACTTCAATAAAAAATGGCTTGAATTGGTTACTGAACACAACCTTGAAGACAATGCATGGGTGCAAAGCATGTATGAGAAGAGGCACATGTGGGCCACTGGGATGATGCGAGGAAAGTTCTTTGCCGGGTTTAGAACTACCTCACGGTGTGAAGGTATGCATTCCCAAATTGGTAGGATTGTGCGTTCTGGAAGTAGCTTGCTTGAGTTTGTCCAGTATTTTGAGCGTTTTGTGGATTATATGAGATGGAGAGAGGTTGATGCGGACTACAAATCAGTGGTAGGAGACGCTGTCCCGCAAACCAATGTTAGAGCATTGGAAATTTGTGCTGCAAATGTGTATACAAGGTCTGTATTCTTAAAATTCCGTCCTTGGCTTAGTAGGGGCAGTGTAATGAAAGTTGCTTCAATAAAGGAGACATCATCGTGCATCATATACTCTTGTACAAGTATTGTAAGCCAACAAAGCTGTGGCATGTGGCGCATGATGACCATTTGTCCACCTTTAGATGTTCTTGTCAGAGAATGGAGACCTTTGGGGTACCTTGTGATCATATCATAG